A genomic region of Capnocytophaga canimorsus contains the following coding sequences:
- the thrS gene encoding threonine--tRNA ligase — protein MIKITLPDGSVKEVAKGTTPYEVALSISEGLARNILSASYDGKTIETTTPLTTDGSLVLYTWNDAEGKKAFWHSSAHILAQALEETFSGIKLTIGPAIDNGFYYDVDFGQHSFSEKDIPEIEKKMLEIAKGKHTFSMRSVSKREALELYKENPYKTELIENLEDGSITFCDHSTFTDLCRGGHLPNTGFVKAVKILSIAGAYWRGDEKNKQLTRVYGISFPKQKDLTEYLALLEEAKKRDHRKLGKELELFTFSNKVGQGLPLWLPKGAALRERLEQFLRKAQKQAGYEQVVSPHIGHKDLYVTSGHWEKYGKDSFQPIATPNEGEEYLLKPMNCPHHCEIYNSKPWSYRDLPKRFAEFGTVYRYEQSGELHGLTRVRCFTQDDAHIFCTPEQLDEEFKNVIDLVLYVFGSLGFENFTAQVSLRDPENPAKYIGSDENWQKAEQAIINAAKEKGLNYVIETGEAAFYGPKLDFMVKDALGRSWQLGTIQVDYNLPERFDLWYKGSDNELHRPVMIHRAPFGSMERFVAILLEHTAGNFPLWLMPNQAIILSLSEKYEKYAQKVLNLLENFEIRTLIDNRNETIGKKIREAETQKIPFMLIVGENEEKEATVSVRKHGGESLGSISVEAFVKIVQTEIDKSIKKFKS, from the coding sequence ATGGAAAAACGATTGAAACGACGACCCCCCTGACCACCGATGGAAGTTTAGTTTTATACACTTGGAATGATGCTGAGGGCAAAAAAGCATTTTGGCATTCGTCTGCCCATATTTTGGCTCAAGCTTTGGAAGAAACTTTTTCGGGTATCAAATTGACTATCGGTCCTGCTATTGATAACGGATTCTATTATGATGTAGACTTTGGACAACATAGCTTTTCTGAAAAAGATATTCCAGAAATTGAGAAGAAAATGCTTGAAATTGCCAAAGGAAAGCATACTTTTTCGATGCGTTCTGTAAGTAAAAGAGAAGCATTAGAGCTTTACAAAGAAAATCCATATAAAACAGAATTGATTGAAAATCTGGAAGATGGCTCAATTACATTCTGTGATCATTCCACTTTTACAGATCTTTGCCGTGGCGGGCATTTGCCTAATACGGGTTTTGTAAAAGCGGTGAAAATATTGAGTATCGCAGGAGCGTATTGGCGTGGTGATGAAAAAAACAAACAGCTAACACGTGTTTACGGAATTTCGTTCCCAAAACAGAAAGATTTAACGGAATATTTAGCCCTTTTGGAAGAAGCTAAAAAGAGAGACCACAGAAAATTAGGCAAAGAGTTAGAATTGTTTACTTTTTCAAATAAGGTTGGGCAAGGGCTTCCGTTGTGGTTACCCAAAGGAGCAGCACTTCGTGAGCGTTTAGAACAATTCTTGCGGAAAGCACAAAAACAAGCTGGATATGAGCAAGTTGTTTCTCCTCATATTGGGCATAAAGATTTGTATGTAACTTCAGGGCATTGGGAAAAATATGGTAAAGATAGTTTTCAACCTATTGCAACGCCTAATGAAGGTGAAGAATATTTACTAAAACCGATGAACTGTCCGCATCACTGCGAAATTTACAATTCAAAACCTTGGAGTTATCGCGATTTGCCTAAGCGTTTTGCTGAGTTTGGAACGGTGTATCGTTACGAGCAAAGTGGTGAACTTCACGGACTTACTCGGGTACGTTGCTTCACTCAAGACGATGCCCACATTTTTTGTACACCAGAACAATTGGACGAAGAGTTTAAAAATGTGATTGACTTGGTATTGTATGTATTTGGTTCGCTTGGTTTTGAGAATTTTACAGCACAAGTATCGTTGCGTGACCCCGAAAATCCAGCTAAATACATTGGTTCCGATGAAAATTGGCAAAAAGCAGAACAGGCAATTATCAACGCAGCTAAAGAAAAAGGGTTGAATTACGTGATTGAAACAGGCGAAGCGGCTTTCTACGGACCTAAGTTAGACTTTATGGTGAAAGATGCTTTGGGAAGAAGTTGGCAGCTTGGAACAATCCAAGTAGATTATAACTTGCCAGAGCGTTTCGATTTGTGGTATAAAGGTTCTGATAATGAATTGCATAGGCCTGTTATGATACACCGAGCACCTTTCGGAAGTATGGAGCGTTTTGTGGCGATTTTGCTGGAGCATACAGCGGGTAATTTCCCACTTTGGTTGATGCCAAATCAGGCGATAATTCTTTCTTTGAGTGAAAAATATGAAAAATATGCTCAAAAAGTTTTGAATTTGTTAGAAAATTTCGAAATTCGCACACTGATTGATAATCGTAATGAAACCATTGGCAAAAAAATCCGTGAGGCGGAAACTCAAAAAATTCCGTTTATGCTGATTGTGGGTGAAAATGAGGAAAAAGAAGCTACAGTTTCTGTCAGAAAGCACGGAGGAGAAAGCTTAGGAAGTATTTCTGTTGAAGCTTTTGTTAAAATTGTTCAAACAGAGATTGATAAAAGTATTAAGAAATTCAAATCATAA
- the infC gene encoding translation initiation factor IF-3: protein MNRDIRVAEVRLVGDNVEMGVYPIQKALKIAEELELDLVEISPNAVPPVCKVIDYKKFLYEQKKREKEIKSKATKVVIKEIRFGPQTDEHDYEFKKKHGEKFLKEGAKVKAYVFFKGRSIIYKDQGEILLLRLATDLEEFGKVEQMPKLEGKRMTMFIAPLSKKK, encoded by the coding sequence ATAAATAGAGATATTCGAGTTGCAGAGGTGCGTTTGGTTGGGGATAACGTTGAAATGGGCGTATATCCGATACAAAAAGCATTAAAAATTGCTGAAGAATTAGAGTTGGATTTGGTGGAAATTTCACCCAATGCAGTCCCACCTGTTTGTAAAGTGATTGATTATAAAAAATTTCTTTACGAGCAGAAAAAACGTGAAAAGGAAATAAAATCCAAAGCTACTAAAGTGGTTATCAAAGAGATTCGATTCGGACCTCAAACCGATGAACACGATTATGAGTTTAAGAAAAAACACGGTGAAAAATTCTTAAAAGAAGGTGCTAAAGTGAAAGCTTACGTCTTCTTTAAAGGACGTTCTATCATTTATAAAGATCAAGGAGAAATACTTTTATTGCGTCTAGCAACCGACTTGGAAGAGTTCGGAAAGGTGGAACAAATGCCAAAATTGGAGGGTAAAAGAATGACAATGTTTATCGCTCCCTTGTCTAAGAAGAAATAA
- the rpmI gene encoding 50S ribosomal protein L35 yields MPKIKTKSGAKKRFKLTGSGKIKRKHAYKSHILTKKSTKRKLKLTHTTLVHQHDENSIKEQLGLK; encoded by the coding sequence ATGCCAAAAATTAAAACTAAATCTGGAGCAAAAAAGCGTTTTAAGCTTACTGGTTCAGGAAAAATCAAAAGGAAGCACGCTTACAAAAGCCACATTTTGACTAAAAAATCAACAAAACGTAAGCTAAAATTAACGCATACAACTCTGGTACATCAGCACGATGAAAACAGTATCAAGGAACAATTAGGTTTAAAATAA
- the rplT gene encoding 50S ribosomal protein L20: MPRSVNAVARRARRKKIMKQAKGFFGRRKNVWTVAKNAVEKAMQYAYRDRRNKKRTFRALWIARINAGARLHGLSYSQFMGKLKANHIELNRKVLADLAMNHPEAFKAIVEKVK, from the coding sequence ATGCCAAGATCAGTAAATGCAGTAGCTCGTAGAGCTCGTAGAAAAAAAATAATGAAGCAAGCCAAAGGCTTCTTTGGTCGCAGAAAAAACGTTTGGACGGTAGCTAAGAATGCTGTTGAAAAAGCAATGCAATATGCTTACAGAGACCGCCGTAATAAAAAGAGAACATTCCGTGCTTTGTGGATTGCGCGTATCAACGCAGGAGCAAGACTTCACGGATTGTCATACTCTCAATTTATGGGGAAACTAAAAGCAAATCACATTGAACTTAACAGAAAAGTTTTAGCTGATTTAGCAATGAATCATCCAGAAGCTTTCAAAGCTATTGTAGAAAAAGTAAAATAA
- a CDS encoding bifunctional 3-deoxy-7-phosphoheptulonate synthase/chorismate mutase type II: MEITTENKKWLTDLQLSHPLVIAGPCSAETEEQVLKIAHQLKDTDVNYFRAGIWKPRTRPGMFEGVGALGLKWLQRVKEETGMKVATEVANKDHVKLALEHDIDMLWIGARSTVSPFIIQEIADELKNTDKIVLVKNPVNPDLPLWIGALERLQRAGIKNLGVIHRGFSTYEKTKYRNIPEWQLVIELQNKFPELPLICDPSHITGKRDMIFDVSQTALDLNFDGLMIETHISPDQAWSDAAQQVTPETLVQIMKDLRIRKQTTSEEDYQSQLSELRSKIDLLDDQLLDLLKKRMTASDNIGKLKKEKNVAVLQNSRWYALLGKMILEGQQRGLSEEFVTHLFKAIHQESINRQERIIKG, encoded by the coding sequence ATGGAAATAACAACAGAAAATAAAAAATGGTTAACTGATTTGCAATTATCACATCCTCTGGTGATTGCAGGTCCTTGCAGTGCCGAAACCGAAGAACAAGTATTGAAAATTGCTCATCAACTGAAAGATACCGATGTGAATTATTTTCGAGCAGGAATTTGGAAACCTCGTACACGTCCAGGAATGTTTGAAGGTGTGGGAGCTTTGGGTTTGAAGTGGTTACAACGCGTAAAAGAAGAAACAGGAATGAAAGTTGCCACCGAAGTCGCCAACAAAGACCACGTAAAATTAGCGTTGGAACACGACATTGATATGCTTTGGATTGGAGCTCGTTCTACTGTAAGTCCGTTTATCATTCAGGAAATTGCCGACGAGTTGAAAAATACCGATAAAATCGTTTTGGTAAAAAATCCTGTAAACCCTGATTTGCCACTTTGGATTGGAGCTTTGGAGCGTCTGCAACGAGCGGGAATCAAAAATCTGGGCGTCATTCATCGTGGTTTTTCTACTTATGAAAAGACAAAATACCGAAATATTCCTGAATGGCAGTTAGTTATCGAACTTCAAAATAAATTTCCAGAATTACCGCTCATCTGCGACCCTTCACACATTACGGGCAAACGTGATATGATTTTTGACGTTTCGCAAACCGCTCTCGACCTAAATTTTGACGGCTTAATGATTGAAACGCATATTTCGCCCGACCAAGCGTGGAGCGATGCTGCTCAGCAAGTTACCCCCGAAACTTTAGTTCAGATAATGAAAGATTTGCGAATTCGTAAACAAACCACCTCGGAAGAAGATTACCAAAGTCAGCTTAGCGAATTGCGTTCAAAAATTGATCTTTTAGACGACCAACTTCTTGATTTACTAAAAAAGAGAATGACCGCTTCAGATAATATTGGAAAACTTAAAAAGGAGAAGAACGTTGCTGTACTTCAAAATTCACGTTGGTATGCCCTTTTAGGAAAAATGATTTTGGAAGGACAACAACGCGGACTCAGTGAAGAATTCGTAACACACCTGTTCAAAGCTATCCATCAAGAATCTATCAACCGACAAGAGAGAATTATAAAGGGATAA
- a CDS encoding prephenate dehydrogenase encodes MKTAVIIGLGLIGGSMALELRKRCGYQIWGIDANAENAQKALALNIIDKIVDYNHITNADMAIVAVPVDIIPKVLQKALDYAGEQTVIMDMGSVKGSICKSIENHPNRKNFVASHPMAGTEFSGPEAAIYNLFDHKVMVFCETEKSDKHLVEKAIEFAQKLNMRIKILSPEAHDRHTAYVSHLSHVSSFMLGKTVLEIEKDEQNIFDLASTGFASTVRLAKSDAAMWCPIFLENRENVLKSLDEYIKNLEEFRTLIQNQEDKKIRKTIKEINYIKKILK; translated from the coding sequence ATGAAAACAGCAGTCATTATCGGTTTAGGACTTATCGGAGGGTCAATGGCTCTTGAGCTTCGCAAACGTTGTGGATACCAAATTTGGGGAATTGATGCCAATGCCGAAAATGCACAAAAAGCATTGGCTTTGAACATCATAGATAAAATAGTCGATTACAATCATATCACAAATGCGGATATGGCAATTGTGGCCGTGCCAGTAGATATTATCCCCAAAGTATTACAAAAAGCCCTCGATTACGCAGGAGAACAGACGGTGATTATGGATATGGGGTCAGTGAAAGGAAGTATTTGCAAATCTATTGAAAATCACCCAAACAGAAAAAATTTTGTAGCAAGTCACCCAATGGCAGGAACGGAATTTTCAGGTCCAGAGGCAGCAATTTACAATCTGTTTGACCACAAAGTAATGGTTTTTTGTGAGACAGAAAAAAGCGATAAGCATCTGGTAGAAAAGGCAATAGAGTTCGCTCAAAAGCTGAATATGCGAATCAAAATACTATCGCCCGAAGCCCACGACCGCCACACGGCTTACGTGTCGCATCTATCACACGTGAGTTCGTTTATGCTCGGAAAAACCGTTCTGGAAATAGAAAAAGACGAACAAAACATTTTCGATTTGGCAAGTACAGGATTTGCCTCCACCGTAAGATTAGCCAAGAGCGATGCCGCAATGTGGTGCCCTATCTTTCTGGAAAACAGAGAGAACGTACTAAAATCCCTTGATGAATACATCAAAAATTTAGAAGAATTCAGAACGCTTATTCAAAACCAAGAAGACAAAAAAATCCGAAAAACAATCAAAGAAATCAATTATATCAAGAAAATTTTAAAATAG
- a CDS encoding prephenate dehydratase: MQQKIAIQGIKGSFHYQAAQEYFGNQITIIECNSFDKVAQSLLKNEADLGVMAIENSIAGSILPNYALIDRLKLNIVGEHYIDIQQNLMAISGQDLNDLKEVHSHPMALLQCKQFFENYPHIKLVEDTDTASTAQRIHQKQLLGIGAIGSKSAAELYNLEIIRHSIQTMKINATRFVILTTKEEKIDRNQVNKASLKFQVHHKRGSLATVLNVISDCRINMTKIQSLPVIETPWKYAFFVDIVFENYEDFEKAEKLLSIMAEDFKVLGIYKNALI; the protein is encoded by the coding sequence ATGCAACAAAAAATAGCAATTCAAGGAATAAAAGGGTCGTTTCATTATCAGGCAGCTCAGGAATATTTCGGCAATCAAATTACGATTATTGAATGCAACTCCTTTGACAAAGTAGCCCAAAGTTTGCTTAAGAATGAAGCCGATTTGGGGGTAATGGCTATCGAAAATAGCATAGCAGGTTCCATTTTGCCTAATTATGCTCTCATTGACCGATTGAAACTCAATATTGTTGGAGAGCATTACATTGACATTCAGCAAAATTTGATGGCTATTTCAGGACAAGACCTCAACGACCTTAAAGAAGTTCACTCTCACCCGATGGCTCTACTACAATGTAAACAATTCTTTGAAAATTACCCACATATCAAATTGGTTGAAGATACCGATACGGCAAGTACTGCCCAACGTATTCATCAAAAACAACTTTTAGGAATTGGTGCAATCGGCTCAAAATCAGCAGCAGAATTGTACAATTTGGAGATTATTCGCCATAGTATCCAAACGATGAAAATCAATGCCACTCGCTTTGTAATACTGACCACAAAAGAGGAAAAAATAGACCGAAATCAGGTTAATAAAGCCTCTTTAAAATTTCAAGTGCACCACAAACGCGGAAGCCTCGCCACTGTTCTGAATGTAATCAGTGATTGCCGAATCAATATGACTAAAATTCAGTCACTTCCTGTGATTGAAACTCCTTGGAAATACGCCTTTTTTGTGGATATTGTATTTGAAAATTATGAAGATTTTGAAAAAGCAGAGAAATTATTATCCATTATGGCAGAGGATTTTAAAGTTTTAGGAATTTATAAAAATGCATTGATATAA
- a CDS encoding superoxide dismutase family protein, protein MKRFLVLGLVFMALGCKQTKKQPNNAEMISDSQKMATEKTLTVALTPKSDSNVSGTAVFTQKGDKVMLTVHVSGLTAGEHAIHLHEKADCSSADGTSTGGHWNPTFENHGKWGAPEGFHRGDIGNLTADENGNAHLEFETDLWCIGCDDDTKNILGKAVIIHAATDDFVTQPTGNAGGRVSCGGIIE, encoded by the coding sequence ATGAAAAGATTTTTAGTATTAGGACTCGTTTTTATGGCATTAGGTTGCAAACAAACCAAAAAGCAACCCAATAATGCTGAAATGATTTCGGATAGCCAAAAAATGGCTACAGAAAAAACCCTTACCGTAGCTTTGACTCCAAAAAGTGACTCAAATGTATCAGGAACAGCCGTATTCACACAAAAAGGCGACAAAGTGATGCTAACCGTTCACGTTTCGGGGTTAACCGCAGGCGAACACGCCATTCACTTACACGAAAAGGCAGATTGCTCCTCTGCCGACGGAACCTCTACCGGTGGGCATTGGAATCCTACCTTTGAAAATCACGGAAAATGGGGAGCTCCAGAAGGGTTTCATCGAGGTGATATTGGAAATTTAACCGCTGACGAAAACGGAAATGCACATTTAGAATTCGAAACCGATTTGTGGTGCATTGGCTGTGATGACGACACAAAAAACATTTTAGGTAAAGCAGTTATTATTCACGCAGCAACTGATGATTTTGTAACACAACCTACAGGAAACGCTGGCGGACGTGTAAGTTGTGGTGGAATCATTGAGTAA
- a CDS encoding L-serine ammonia-lyase: MGQCISVFDMLKIGVGPSSSHTLGPWRAAEAFLRELREKQYFTKTQILKVDLFGSLSLTGKGHATDLAVMLGLSGADPEYVPIESLNVTIAAIHNNKEIYLGNERIIAFDPETDIVFNRNFLPFHANGIAFTAFGNDFEYHSTFYSIGGGFIIKEDDSSQEVLHQQKSHFPFPIEKATELLEYCRSQQKKISEIVLENEKSLRNESEIHHELLRIWETMLECMYIGCHTEGVLPGGLNVRRRAYDIHKNLIGVVTYQNPKEWIESIKKTEVKFRQILKWVSCFSLAVNEVNASLGRVVTAPTNGSAGVIPAVLMYYLTIENHNANEKQIKQFLLVAGEIGSLFKKGATISAAMGGCQAEIGVSSAMAAAGLCELMGGSPEQVLIAAEIAMEHHLGLTCDPIGGLVQVPCIERNAMGAIKAINAAELAVETDPKNAKVPLDKVINTMWETAKDMHSKYKETSEGGLAVAVNLSDC; encoded by the coding sequence ATGGGGCAATGTATCAGCGTATTTGATATGCTAAAAATCGGAGTAGGACCTTCCAGTTCGCACACATTAGGACCGTGGCGAGCTGCCGAAGCCTTTTTAAGAGAGTTAAGAGAGAAACAATACTTTACAAAAACCCAAATCCTAAAAGTAGATTTGTTTGGTTCACTTTCCTTAACAGGGAAGGGACACGCAACCGATTTGGCTGTGATGCTCGGGCTAAGCGGAGCCGACCCCGAGTACGTACCTATTGAAAGCCTTAATGTTACCATTGCTGCAATTCATAACAATAAGGAAATTTATTTGGGTAACGAGCGTATTATTGCTTTTGACCCCGAAACGGATATTGTTTTCAATCGAAATTTTTTACCTTTCCACGCTAACGGAATTGCTTTTACTGCTTTTGGAAACGATTTTGAATATCATTCCACTTTTTATTCCATCGGGGGCGGATTTATCATAAAAGAAGACGATTCTTCACAGGAGGTTTTACATCAGCAAAAATCACATTTTCCCTTCCCTATTGAAAAAGCTACGGAGTTATTGGAATATTGCCGTTCGCAACAAAAGAAAATATCGGAAATTGTATTGGAAAACGAAAAATCGTTACGCAACGAATCGGAAATACACCACGAATTATTACGCATTTGGGAAACAATGCTTGAGTGTATGTACATTGGTTGTCATACTGAGGGCGTACTCCCTGGCGGATTAAATGTTCGCCGACGGGCATACGACATACACAAAAATCTCATCGGGGTAGTTACTTATCAAAACCCAAAAGAATGGATTGAATCCATCAAAAAAACGGAAGTAAAATTCCGACAAATCCTCAAATGGGTGAGTTGTTTTTCACTGGCAGTCAACGAAGTAAATGCTTCTTTAGGCAGGGTTGTTACTGCTCCGACCAATGGCAGTGCAGGAGTAATTCCTGCCGTGCTGATGTATTATCTGACCATTGAAAACCATAACGCTAATGAAAAGCAAATCAAACAATTCCTTTTAGTTGCTGGTGAAATAGGCAGTTTGTTTAAGAAAGGGGCTACCATTTCTGCCGCTATGGGCGGATGTCAGGCTGAAATTGGAGTTTCATCAGCTATGGCAGCTGCCGGATTATGTGAGCTAATGGGCGGCTCACCCGAACAAGTACTTATCGCTGCCGAAATTGCAATGGAACATCATCTAGGACTTACCTGCGACCCGATTGGCGGACTGGTACAAGTGCCCTGCATTGAACGTAATGCTATGGGCGCAATAAAAGCCATAAATGCAGCCGAATTGGCAGTCGAAACCGACCCTAAAAACGCTAAAGTACCCCTTGACAAAGTTATCAATACTATGTGGGAAACAGCCAAAGATATGCATTCCAAGTATAAAGAAACCTCAGAAGGCGGATTGGCAGTTGCAGTCAATCTTTCCGATTGTTAG
- the rlmH gene encoding 23S rRNA (pseudouridine(1915)-N(3))-methyltransferase RlmH: protein MNIKLIAIGKTDNKILQDLINDYQKRLSYYINFDFQIISDIKNSKTLSETQQKIKEGELILKQIENQHDLILLDERGKEFSSVGFADFLQKKMNTGTKQLTFVIGGPYGFSQDVYARANAQISLSKMTFSHQMIRPFFIEQLYRGFTILRGEPYHHQ, encoded by the coding sequence ATGAATATCAAACTCATTGCTATTGGTAAGACTGATAACAAAATATTACAAGACCTCATCAATGATTACCAAAAACGACTTTCTTATTACATCAATTTTGATTTTCAAATCATATCCGACATTAAAAATAGTAAAACGCTATCGGAAACCCAGCAGAAAATTAAAGAAGGTGAGTTAATCTTAAAACAAATTGAAAATCAACACGATTTAATTCTTCTAGACGAACGTGGAAAAGAATTTTCTTCGGTGGGTTTTGCTGATTTCCTCCAAAAAAAGATGAATACGGGAACCAAACAGCTAACCTTCGTCATTGGTGGTCCTTACGGATTTTCGCAAGACGTGTACGCAAGGGCTAATGCTCAAATTTCGCTCTCTAAAATGACCTTTTCACACCAAATGATTCGTCCGTTTTTCATTGAACAACTCTATCGCGGATTTACCATTTTACGAGGAGAACCTTATCACCATCAGTAA
- a CDS encoding S1C family serine protease, which produces MKKYVASVFTAVLGGILTLGGYKLFLEKKEIHSIENSNQQPQLVSTNFSKTAATFEFSENSFVEAANKTVNSVVHVKNVSTSKGPMSLLDLMYGGSGKQTQIGTGSGVIITPDGYIVTNNHVIANSTSLEVTLNNNKSYPAKLIGTDVSSDIALLKIDTEEQLPFLTFADSDNTQIGEWVLAVGNPFNLNSTVTAGIISAKARNISQNISDKVESFIQTDAAVNQGNSGGALVNLKGDLIGINTAITSTTGSYVGYSFAVPSNIAKKVVEDLIEYGNVQKGVLGVRGTELNSESAEKLGIKQTEGFYVDSVEDDSGAANAGIQKGDVIKQIDNVRIHKFSDLTGYIASKRPGDVLKVLFERNAKEKTVNITLQKNATYIINSLGLEVKNLSDKDKSTFKTKKGVKITGASQFYEFHNVKMTGKVLLSVNGNTFKDVDELKNILSQLSSNQRNSLELLNEKGEKERFFF; this is translated from the coding sequence ATGAAGAAATATGTAGCAAGTGTATTCACTGCCGTTTTAGGAGGAATACTAACATTAGGAGGATACAAATTATTTCTTGAAAAAAAAGAAATACACTCCATCGAAAATTCAAATCAGCAACCGCAATTGGTAAGTACAAACTTCTCCAAAACAGCTGCTACGTTTGAATTTAGCGAAAATAGTTTTGTTGAAGCAGCTAACAAAACTGTTAATAGTGTGGTACACGTTAAAAATGTATCCACATCAAAAGGTCCAATGTCTCTTTTAGATTTGATGTACGGAGGAAGCGGAAAGCAAACACAAATAGGCACAGGCTCTGGAGTTATTATCACTCCTGACGGCTATATTGTTACTAATAATCACGTAATTGCAAACTCCACAAGTTTAGAAGTTACCCTAAATAACAACAAGTCGTACCCCGCAAAGTTAATAGGAACCGATGTTTCTTCGGATATTGCTTTATTGAAAATTGACACAGAGGAGCAACTTCCTTTTTTAACCTTTGCCGATTCGGACAATACTCAAATCGGTGAGTGGGTACTTGCTGTAGGAAATCCTTTTAACCTAAATTCAACAGTAACTGCTGGAATTATAAGTGCTAAAGCCCGAAATATCAGCCAAAACATTTCTGATAAAGTCGAATCTTTTATTCAAACAGATGCTGCTGTAAATCAAGGAAATAGCGGAGGTGCTTTAGTAAATTTGAAGGGCGACCTTATCGGAATAAACACTGCAATAACCTCTACCACAGGTTCTTACGTAGGATATTCTTTTGCTGTACCTAGTAACATTGCCAAAAAAGTAGTGGAAGACCTTATTGAGTACGGAAACGTTCAAAAAGGGGTTCTGGGTGTTCGAGGTACCGAATTAAACTCAGAAAGTGCTGAAAAATTAGGCATCAAACAAACTGAGGGCTTCTATGTAGATTCGGTTGAAGATGACTCGGGAGCCGCAAATGCTGGAATACAAAAAGGTGACGTAATTAAGCAAATTGATAACGTACGTATTCATAAATTTTCAGATTTGACGGGTTATATCGCCTCTAAACGTCCTGGAGATGTGCTTAAAGTATTGTTCGAACGTAATGCAAAAGAAAAAACAGTAAACATTACTTTGCAAAAAAATGCAACTTACATTATAAATTCATTAGGACTTGAAGTTAAAAATCTGTCCGATAAAGATAAATCCACTTTTAAAACCAAAAAAGGAGTAAAAATCACAGGTGCTTCCCAATTTTATGAATTCCATAATGTTAAAATGACAGGAAAAGTGCTTTTATCAGTAAACGGAAATACATTTAAAGATGTTGATGAACTTAAAAACATACTTTCTCAACTTTCCTCTAATCAGCGAAATTCGTTAGAATTGCTTAATGAAAAGGGCGAAAAAGAACGTTTTTTCTTCTAA
- the pncA gene encoding bifunctional nicotinamidase/pyrazinamidase, translating to MKALILIDIQNDFMPGGALAVSQGDEIIPFVNDAIQSDYDLVVATQDWHPLSHKSFASNHKDKKVFDIIDLHGIKQVLWPNHCVQGTSGADLHPQLQTEKIEAIFRKGTNLEIDSYSAFFDNNRKNSTGLHGYLQEKGIKSLTFCGLAGDFCVAYSVNDALSLGYEVRLLQAAIRSISVQTYAEYVKTWKSKGVQFI from the coding sequence ATGAAAGCACTAATTTTAATTGATATTCAGAATGATTTTATGCCAGGAGGAGCTTTAGCTGTTAGCCAAGGCGATGAAATTATTCCTTTTGTTAATGACGCTATACAATCTGACTATGATTTGGTGGTAGCTACACAAGATTGGCATCCTTTAAGTCACAAGAGTTTTGCCTCAAATCATAAAGACAAAAAGGTATTCGATATCATTGATTTACACGGAATAAAACAGGTACTTTGGCCTAATCATTGCGTACAAGGAACTTCTGGTGCCGATTTGCATCCGCAATTGCAGACTGAAAAAATAGAGGCTATCTTCCGTAAGGGTACAAATTTAGAAATTGACAGCTACAGCGCTTTTTTTGATAACAATCGAAAAAATAGTACAGGACTACACGGCTATTTACAAGAAAAAGGTATAAAATCACTCACTTTTTGTGGTTTAGCTGGTGATTTTTGTGTTGCATACAGTGTAAATGACGCACTTTCGTTAGGATATGAAGTTCGTTTACTACAAGCCGCTATACGCTCTATTTCTGTGCAAACGTATGCTGAATATGTCAAAACTTGGAAATCAAAAGGCGTACAATTCATTTAA